One genomic region from Accipiter gentilis chromosome Z, bAccGen1.1, whole genome shotgun sequence encodes:
- the LOC126036246 gene encoding non-lysosomal glucosylceramidase-like, with the protein MSPLSDAPRQEEPRQQCGSSGWQQGMPCRSCMLLLLAPSPRRRRQAVLLTHLTFLLPQQSTTSPIRSVVCLCQDSSLPVGVFIWEVENGKDEDVDVSIMFSLQNGTGTKEDGSGGHWNEPFAYEKDGERVAGVLLHHCTRVNPFTLAISAREKAGTGVTHLTAFNPTGSGREVWQDLLQDGRLDSPARKSSLTEKGEVTAAAVPARRHRTLELALAWDMPRVYFGSKEKLHLRRYTRFFGSGGDAAPALSHHALTHYEEWERKIEAWQKPILENSQLPSWYKSALFSELYFVTDGGTIWVELPPDCHAEDLQGPAGAGLSHLLPVLGEYGRFAYLEGQEYRMYNTYDVHFYASFALVTLWPKLQISLQYDIAVTVVNEDVQPRQYLMCGQTAQVKLKNVVPCDIGDPGDEPWQRVNAYLMHDTADWKDLNLKFVLQVYRDYYLTRDSLYLRDMWPVCQAVMESELKFDMDNDGLIENGGFADQTYDAWVVNGASAYCGGLWLAAVCVMCKMAEQQDVEAAAMSSQQTNTVSYIHPVA; encoded by the exons ATGTCTCCACTCAGTGATGCTCCCAGGCAGGAGGAACCCCGACAGCAATGCGGAAGCTCAGGATGGCAGCAAGGGATGCCTTGCCGCTCCTGCATGCTGCTCCTGCTCGCTCCCAGCCCCAGGCGAAGGCggcaggctgtgctgctgacacACCTGACCTTCCTCTTACCCCAGCAAAGCAC CACCAGCCCTATACGCAGTGTTGTCTGTCTCTGCCAGGACTCCAGCCTACCGGTAGGAGTGTTCATCTGGGAGGTGGAGAATGGGAAGGATGAAGATGTGGATGTCTCCAtcatgttcagcctgcagaatggCACAGGAACGAAGGAGGACGGGAGCGGAGGGCACTGGAATGAGCCCTTCGCCTATGAGAAGGACGGCGAGCGGgttgctggagtcctgctgcACCACTGCACACGCGTGAACCCCTTCACCCTCGCCATCTCCGCCAGAGAGAAG gcaggcacGGGAGTCACCCACCTCACGGCATTCAATCCCACCGGATCGGGTAGAGAGGTGTGGCAGGACCTCCTGCAGGACGGCAGGCTGGATTCCCCCGCTC gtAAAAGCAGCCTGACAGAGAAGGGGGAGGTGACGGCAGCAGCGGTGCCTGCCCGGCGGCACAGGACGCTGGAGCTGGCCCTGGCTTGGGACATGCCCCGTGTTTACTTTGGCTCCAAGGAGAAGCTGCACCTTAG GCGGTACACCCgtttttttggtagcggaggtgatgctgctcctgccctgtcgCATCATGCCCTGACACACTAtgaggagtgggagaggaagatTGAAGCGTGGCAGAAGCCCATCCTGGAGAACAG CCAGCTGCCTTCCTGGTACAAGTCGGCCCTCTTCAGTGAGCTGTACTTTGTGACGGATGGGGGGACCATCTGGGTGGAGCTGCCCCCGGACTGCCATGCCGAGGACCTGCAGGGGCCAGCGGGGGCTggcctctcccacctcctccctgtcctgGGGGAGTATGGAAGGTTTGCTTATTTAGAAG GCCAGGAGTACCGGATGTACAACACCTACGATGTCCACTTCTATGCCTCCTTTGCTCTCGTCACGCTGTGGCCCAAGCTGCAGATTAGCCTGCAGTATGACATTG CTGTCACAGTGGTGAACGAGGACGTCCAGCCCCGGCAGTACTTGATGTGTGGTCAGACAGCCCAGGTGAAGCTGAAGAATGTGGTGCCGTGTGACATTGGGGACCCAG GTGATGAGCCGTGGCAGCGTGTCAATGCCTACCTGATGCATGACACAGCCGACTGGAAGGACCTCAACCTGAAGTTTGTGCTGCAGGTGTACCGGGACTACTACCTGACACGTGACTCCCTATACTTGCGGGACATGTGGCCAGTCTGCCAG GCTGTGATGGAGTCGGAGCTGAAGTTTGATATGGATAATGATGGGCTCATCGAAAATGGTGGCTTTGCTGACCAGACGTATGATGCGTGGGTGGTCAATGGAGCCAG TGCCTACTGCggtgggctgtggctggcagctgtCTGCGTGATGTGCAAGATGGCAGAG CAACAGGATGTCGAGGCAGCAGCGATGTCGAGTCAGCaaaccaacacagtctcttacatccACCCCGTGGCTTGA